A genomic region of Pseudomonas migulae contains the following coding sequences:
- a CDS encoding NUDIX hydrolase, protein MTLSSSPSPRIIRIAAALLIGPDGRTLLVRKRGTEAFMQPGGKIEAHEQPACALARELDEELGLVIDPAHAFYLGQFSAPAANEPGFIVQAELFQLTIDSDVSPAAEIEEVRWIDPATDGDVTLAPLTRDLILPFYRASLTAMA, encoded by the coding sequence ATGACCCTTTCATCCTCCCCATCCCCGCGCATCATCCGCATCGCCGCCGCCCTGTTGATCGGCCCCGACGGTCGTACCCTGCTGGTCCGCAAGCGCGGCACCGAGGCGTTCATGCAGCCGGGCGGAAAGATCGAGGCCCATGAACAACCGGCCTGTGCGCTGGCCCGTGAACTGGATGAAGAGCTGGGACTGGTCATCGATCCGGCGCATGCCTTCTATCTCGGGCAATTCTCGGCACCCGCCGCCAATGAGCCGGGATTTATCGTACAGGCCGAACTCTTTCAGCTAACGATCGATTCAGACGTGTCACCGGCAGCGGAGATCGAAGAGGTGCGCTGGATCGACCCGGCGACCGACGGTGATGTCACGCTGGCGCCATTGACACGGGACCTGATCCTGCCGTTTTATCGAGCCTCGTTGACCGCGATGGCCTGA
- a CDS encoding HD domain-containing phosphohydrolase, whose amino-acid sequence MEEQLPATSACKSKVLLVDDEEPILNSLRRLLRGQPYEVLLATSGAQALEIMAQQPIDLVMSDARMPNMDGATLLAHIHERYPDTVRIMLTGYADPSAIIKAINDGQIHRYISKPWHDEEMLLILRQSLAYQHSERERLRLVQETWDQNQELKLLNITLDKRVASRTAELQQTADMLDLAYEELKHSYVTGTEMFSLLANLRMPPAKQTNRQIIELVRVYCKLHDLDAGTSRDLTMAAALYNIGKLSWTDSMMTAPADLLHHNDRERYRNYPKQSESLLMTLDPMKDAARLILHHQERWDGSGFPDRLKGEAIPVGSRLLKLAVDFIELQRGLILERQMNSDEALVYIRSYAGKLYDPEMVEDFIQVCAAYLSDVSLADPTVKVVTTRELASGMILARNLNADNGMLLLNAGKVLNGPLVEKLIAFEAMEGAKYSIFVKLPEEVNGAILEGGETSEALH is encoded by the coding sequence ATGGAAGAGCAACTCCCCGCGACGTCCGCCTGTAAATCCAAGGTGCTGCTGGTCGATGATGAGGAACCCATCCTCAACAGCCTGCGTCGCCTGTTACGCGGTCAGCCTTACGAGGTGCTGCTGGCGACCAGCGGCGCCCAGGCCCTGGAAATCATGGCGCAACAGCCCATTGACCTGGTGATGAGCGATGCCCGCATGCCCAACATGGACGGGGCCACGCTGCTGGCCCACATCCACGAGCGTTATCCCGATACCGTCCGGATCATGCTGACCGGTTATGCCGATCCCTCAGCCATTATCAAAGCCATCAATGACGGGCAGATTCACCGTTACATCAGCAAGCCCTGGCACGATGAGGAAATGCTGCTGATACTGCGGCAATCACTTGCGTATCAGCATTCCGAGCGTGAACGGTTGCGCCTGGTCCAGGAAACGTGGGACCAGAACCAGGAATTGAAGCTGCTCAACATCACCCTGGACAAACGCGTCGCCTCCCGCACCGCCGAGCTGCAGCAGACCGCCGACATGCTCGACCTCGCCTACGAGGAGCTCAAGCACAGCTACGTCACCGGCACGGAGATGTTCTCGCTGCTCGCCAACCTGCGCATGCCGCCGGCCAAACAGACCAACCGCCAGATCATCGAGCTGGTACGGGTGTACTGCAAGCTCCATGACCTGGATGCTGGCACCAGTCGCGACCTGACCATGGCGGCGGCGCTCTACAACATCGGCAAGCTGAGCTGGACCGACAGCATGATGACCGCGCCGGCGGACCTGCTGCACCACAACGATCGTGAGCGTTATCGCAATTACCCGAAACAGAGCGAATCGCTGTTGATGACGCTCGACCCGATGAAAGATGCCGCCCGGCTGATTCTTCACCATCAGGAGCGTTGGGACGGCAGCGGTTTTCCCGACCGTCTCAAAGGCGAGGCGATTCCCGTCGGTTCGCGGTTGCTGAAACTGGCGGTGGATTTCATCGAGTTGCAGCGCGGGTTGATCCTGGAACGGCAGATGAACAGTGATGAAGCGCTGGTGTACATCCGCAGCTACGCCGGAAAACTCTACGACCCTGAGATGGTGGAGGATTTCATTCAGGTGTGTGCCGCCTACCTGAGCGATGTTTCCCTGGCCGATCCGACGGTCAAGGTCGTGACCACCCGGGAATTGGCATCAGGGATGATCCTGGCGCGCAACCTCAATGCCGACAACGGCATGCTGCTGCTCAATGCCGGCAAGGTGTTGAACGGACCGCTGGTGGAGAAGCTGATCGCTTTCGAAGCCATGGAAGGGGCGAAATACAGCATTTTTGTGAAGCTGCCGGAAGAGGTGAACGGCGCGATTCTGGAGGGAGGCGAGACTTCCGAGGCCTTGCACTGA